A genome region from Coffea arabica cultivar ET-39 chromosome 7e, Coffea Arabica ET-39 HiFi, whole genome shotgun sequence includes the following:
- the LOC113723020 gene encoding WAT1-related protein At3g28050-like isoform X5: MQRKEKPKKKKTGKEELKMAAEREYCCHKQVVPLVAMVSMECTNVGLNTLFKAATVKGMSHHVFIVYSYALAAALLLLPSTFFFINRSNSRLDLPPLKFSILSKIFLLGLIGMEKLAFRSSSSRAKVLGTVLSISGAFVVTLYNGPRIKLRNTIPIPQHLHTAQSNWKLGGLFLTAEYILVPMWYIVQVFKCSIVLSKFTPSQAQIMKEYPAEITVVFFYNLFVSILAAFAGIFMEPDLSRWKIRPNMALASIVCSGIFGSFLNNTIHTWALRLKGPVYVAMFKPLSIVIAVAMGVIILGDALYLGSILGATVIALGFYTVMWGKTKEEMEECDDISFLETSANHKLPLLQNYNA, from the exons ATGCAGAGAAAGgagaagccaaaaaaaaaaaaaactgggaaGGAAGAATTGAAGATGGCAGCAGAGAGGGAATACTGCTGTCACAAACAAGTGGTACCGTTGGTAGCCATGGTGAGCATGGAGTGCACCAACGTCGGACTGAACACGCTGTTCAAGGCGGCCACCGTCAAAGGGATGAGCCATCATGTCTTTATCGTTTACTCTTATGCTCTTGCTGCTGCCTTGCTTCTCCTTCCTTcgactttcttcttcatcaaccG atcaaattcaagactggatctTCCTCCACTGAAATTCTCCATCCTCTCTAAGATTTTCCTGCTCGGACTGATTGG GATGGAAAAGTTAGCATTTAGAAGTTCAAGCAGTCGGGCAAAGGTCTTGGGCACCGTATTATCCATTTCAGGTGCATTTGTGGTGACCCTATACAATGGTCCAAGGATCAAACTAAGAAATACAATACCCATTCCCCAGCATCTCCATACAGCTCAATCCAACTGGAAGCTCGGTGGCTTGTTTCTCACAGCTGAATATATTTTGGTCCCCATGTGGTACATCGTTCAG GTTTTCAAGTGCAGTATTGTATTGTCCAAATTTACACCATCTCAGGCTCAAATTATGAAGGAATACCCGGCAGAGATAACAGTAGTCTTCTTCTACAACTTGTTTGTCAGCATTTTGGCTGCATTTGCGGGCATCTTCATGGAACCGGACCTGAGCAGATGGAAAATTAGGCCTAACATGGCATTGGCCTCCATAGTCTGCTCG GGAATCTTTGGTTCTTTCTTGAACAACACAATTCACACTTGGGCCTTGCGGTTGAAGGGCCCCGTCTATGTTGCAATGTTCAAACCATTATCCATCGTAATTGCCGTTGCAATGGGAGTCATCATCCTCGGTGATGCTCTGTATTTAGGAAG CATTCTCGGAGCAACAGTAATAGCTCTTGGATTCTATACTGTAATgtggggaaaaacaaaagaagagatGGAAGAATGTGATGATATTAGTTTTCTGGAGACCTCTGCAAACCACAAGCTTCCGTTGTTACAAAATTACAACgcttaa
- the LOC113723020 gene encoding WAT1-related protein At3g28050-like isoform X1, with protein sequence MQRKEKPKKKKTGKEELKMAAEREYCCHKQVVPLVAMVSMECTNVGLNTLFKAATVKGMSHHVFIVYSYALAAALLLLPSTFFFINRSNSRLDLPPLKFSILSKIFLLGLIGCTSQIMGYTGINYSSPTLASAISNLVPAFTFILAILFRMEKLAFRSSSSRAKVLGTVLSISGAFVVTLYNGPRIKLRNTIPIPQHLHTAQSNWKLGGLFLTAEYILVPMWYIVQVFKCSIVLSKFTPSQAQIMKEYPAEITVVFFYNLFVSILAAFAGIFMEPDLSRWKIRPNMALASIVCSGIFGSFLNNTIHTWALRLKGPVYVAMFKPLSIVIAVAMGVIILGDALYLGSILGATVIALGFYTVMWGKTKEEMEECDDISFLETSANHKLPLLQNYNA encoded by the exons ATGCAGAGAAAGgagaagccaaaaaaaaaaaaaactgggaaGGAAGAATTGAAGATGGCAGCAGAGAGGGAATACTGCTGTCACAAACAAGTGGTACCGTTGGTAGCCATGGTGAGCATGGAGTGCACCAACGTCGGACTGAACACGCTGTTCAAGGCGGCCACCGTCAAAGGGATGAGCCATCATGTCTTTATCGTTTACTCTTATGCTCTTGCTGCTGCCTTGCTTCTCCTTCCTTcgactttcttcttcatcaaccG atcaaattcaagactggatctTCCTCCACTGAAATTCTCCATCCTCTCTAAGATTTTCCTGCTCGGACTGATTGG GTGCACATCGCAGATAATGGGATACACAGGCATAAATTATAGTTCTCCCACGCTTGCTTCCGCCATCAGCAACCTCGTTCCAGCTTTCACTTTCATACTTGCCATCCTTTTCAG GATGGAAAAGTTAGCATTTAGAAGTTCAAGCAGTCGGGCAAAGGTCTTGGGCACCGTATTATCCATTTCAGGTGCATTTGTGGTGACCCTATACAATGGTCCAAGGATCAAACTAAGAAATACAATACCCATTCCCCAGCATCTCCATACAGCTCAATCCAACTGGAAGCTCGGTGGCTTGTTTCTCACAGCTGAATATATTTTGGTCCCCATGTGGTACATCGTTCAG GTTTTCAAGTGCAGTATTGTATTGTCCAAATTTACACCATCTCAGGCTCAAATTATGAAGGAATACCCGGCAGAGATAACAGTAGTCTTCTTCTACAACTTGTTTGTCAGCATTTTGGCTGCATTTGCGGGCATCTTCATGGAACCGGACCTGAGCAGATGGAAAATTAGGCCTAACATGGCATTGGCCTCCATAGTCTGCTCG GGAATCTTTGGTTCTTTCTTGAACAACACAATTCACACTTGGGCCTTGCGGTTGAAGGGCCCCGTCTATGTTGCAATGTTCAAACCATTATCCATCGTAATTGCCGTTGCAATGGGAGTCATCATCCTCGGTGATGCTCTGTATTTAGGAAG CATTCTCGGAGCAACAGTAATAGCTCTTGGATTCTATACTGTAATgtggggaaaaacaaaagaagagatGGAAGAATGTGATGATATTAGTTTTCTGGAGACCTCTGCAAACCACAAGCTTCCGTTGTTACAAAATTACAACgcttaa
- the LOC113723020 gene encoding WAT1-related protein At3g28050-like isoform X2: MQRKEKPKKKKTGKEELKMAAEREYCCHKQVVPLVAMVSMECTNVGLNTLFKAATVKGMSHHVFIVYSYALAAALLLLPSTFFFINRSNSRLDLPPLKFSILSKIFLLGLIGCTSQIMGYTGINYSSPTLASAISNLVPAFTFILAILFRMEKLAFRSSSSRAKVLGTVLSISGAFVVTLYNGPRIKLRNTIPIPQHLHTAQSNWKLGGLFLTAEYILVPMWYIVQAQIMKEYPAEITVVFFYNLFVSILAAFAGIFMEPDLSRWKIRPNMALASIVCSGIFGSFLNNTIHTWALRLKGPVYVAMFKPLSIVIAVAMGVIILGDALYLGSILGATVIALGFYTVMWGKTKEEMEECDDISFLETSANHKLPLLQNYNA; this comes from the exons ATGCAGAGAAAGgagaagccaaaaaaaaaaaaaactgggaaGGAAGAATTGAAGATGGCAGCAGAGAGGGAATACTGCTGTCACAAACAAGTGGTACCGTTGGTAGCCATGGTGAGCATGGAGTGCACCAACGTCGGACTGAACACGCTGTTCAAGGCGGCCACCGTCAAAGGGATGAGCCATCATGTCTTTATCGTTTACTCTTATGCTCTTGCTGCTGCCTTGCTTCTCCTTCCTTcgactttcttcttcatcaaccG atcaaattcaagactggatctTCCTCCACTGAAATTCTCCATCCTCTCTAAGATTTTCCTGCTCGGACTGATTGG GTGCACATCGCAGATAATGGGATACACAGGCATAAATTATAGTTCTCCCACGCTTGCTTCCGCCATCAGCAACCTCGTTCCAGCTTTCACTTTCATACTTGCCATCCTTTTCAG GATGGAAAAGTTAGCATTTAGAAGTTCAAGCAGTCGGGCAAAGGTCTTGGGCACCGTATTATCCATTTCAGGTGCATTTGTGGTGACCCTATACAATGGTCCAAGGATCAAACTAAGAAATACAATACCCATTCCCCAGCATCTCCATACAGCTCAATCCAACTGGAAGCTCGGTGGCTTGTTTCTCACAGCTGAATATATTTTGGTCCCCATGTGGTACATCGTTCAG GCTCAAATTATGAAGGAATACCCGGCAGAGATAACAGTAGTCTTCTTCTACAACTTGTTTGTCAGCATTTTGGCTGCATTTGCGGGCATCTTCATGGAACCGGACCTGAGCAGATGGAAAATTAGGCCTAACATGGCATTGGCCTCCATAGTCTGCTCG GGAATCTTTGGTTCTTTCTTGAACAACACAATTCACACTTGGGCCTTGCGGTTGAAGGGCCCCGTCTATGTTGCAATGTTCAAACCATTATCCATCGTAATTGCCGTTGCAATGGGAGTCATCATCCTCGGTGATGCTCTGTATTTAGGAAG CATTCTCGGAGCAACAGTAATAGCTCTTGGATTCTATACTGTAATgtggggaaaaacaaaagaagagatGGAAGAATGTGATGATATTAGTTTTCTGGAGACCTCTGCAAACCACAAGCTTCCGTTGTTACAAAATTACAACgcttaa
- the LOC113723020 gene encoding WAT1-related protein At3g28050-like isoform X3: MAAEREYCCHKQVVPLVAMVSMECTNVGLNTLFKAATVKGMSHHVFIVYSYALAAALLLLPSTFFFINRSNSRLDLPPLKFSILSKIFLLGLIGCTSQIMGYTGINYSSPTLASAISNLVPAFTFILAILFRMEKLAFRSSSSRAKVLGTVLSISGAFVVTLYNGPRIKLRNTIPIPQHLHTAQSNWKLGGLFLTAEYILVPMWYIVQVFKCSIVLSKFTPSQAQIMKEYPAEITVVFFYNLFVSILAAFAGIFMEPDLSRWKIRPNMALASIVCSGIFGSFLNNTIHTWALRLKGPVYVAMFKPLSIVIAVAMGVIILGDALYLGSILGATVIALGFYTVMWGKTKEEMEECDDISFLETSANHKLPLLQNYNA, from the exons ATGGCAGCAGAGAGGGAATACTGCTGTCACAAACAAGTGGTACCGTTGGTAGCCATGGTGAGCATGGAGTGCACCAACGTCGGACTGAACACGCTGTTCAAGGCGGCCACCGTCAAAGGGATGAGCCATCATGTCTTTATCGTTTACTCTTATGCTCTTGCTGCTGCCTTGCTTCTCCTTCCTTcgactttcttcttcatcaaccG atcaaattcaagactggatctTCCTCCACTGAAATTCTCCATCCTCTCTAAGATTTTCCTGCTCGGACTGATTGG GTGCACATCGCAGATAATGGGATACACAGGCATAAATTATAGTTCTCCCACGCTTGCTTCCGCCATCAGCAACCTCGTTCCAGCTTTCACTTTCATACTTGCCATCCTTTTCAG GATGGAAAAGTTAGCATTTAGAAGTTCAAGCAGTCGGGCAAAGGTCTTGGGCACCGTATTATCCATTTCAGGTGCATTTGTGGTGACCCTATACAATGGTCCAAGGATCAAACTAAGAAATACAATACCCATTCCCCAGCATCTCCATACAGCTCAATCCAACTGGAAGCTCGGTGGCTTGTTTCTCACAGCTGAATATATTTTGGTCCCCATGTGGTACATCGTTCAG GTTTTCAAGTGCAGTATTGTATTGTCCAAATTTACACCATCTCAGGCTCAAATTATGAAGGAATACCCGGCAGAGATAACAGTAGTCTTCTTCTACAACTTGTTTGTCAGCATTTTGGCTGCATTTGCGGGCATCTTCATGGAACCGGACCTGAGCAGATGGAAAATTAGGCCTAACATGGCATTGGCCTCCATAGTCTGCTCG GGAATCTTTGGTTCTTTCTTGAACAACACAATTCACACTTGGGCCTTGCGGTTGAAGGGCCCCGTCTATGTTGCAATGTTCAAACCATTATCCATCGTAATTGCCGTTGCAATGGGAGTCATCATCCTCGGTGATGCTCTGTATTTAGGAAG CATTCTCGGAGCAACAGTAATAGCTCTTGGATTCTATACTGTAATgtggggaaaaacaaaagaagagatGGAAGAATGTGATGATATTAGTTTTCTGGAGACCTCTGCAAACCACAAGCTTCCGTTGTTACAAAATTACAACgcttaa
- the LOC113723020 gene encoding WAT1-related protein At3g28050-like isoform X4, whose translation MAAEREYCCHKQVVPLVAMVSMECTNVGLNTLFKAATVKGMSHHVFIVYSYALAAALLLLPSTFFFINRSNSRLDLPPLKFSILSKIFLLGLIGCTSQIMGYTGINYSSPTLASAISNLVPAFTFILAILFRMEKLAFRSSSSRAKVLGTVLSISGAFVVTLYNGPRIKLRNTIPIPQHLHTAQSNWKLGGLFLTAEYILVPMWYIVQAQIMKEYPAEITVVFFYNLFVSILAAFAGIFMEPDLSRWKIRPNMALASIVCSGIFGSFLNNTIHTWALRLKGPVYVAMFKPLSIVIAVAMGVIILGDALYLGSILGATVIALGFYTVMWGKTKEEMEECDDISFLETSANHKLPLLQNYNA comes from the exons ATGGCAGCAGAGAGGGAATACTGCTGTCACAAACAAGTGGTACCGTTGGTAGCCATGGTGAGCATGGAGTGCACCAACGTCGGACTGAACACGCTGTTCAAGGCGGCCACCGTCAAAGGGATGAGCCATCATGTCTTTATCGTTTACTCTTATGCTCTTGCTGCTGCCTTGCTTCTCCTTCCTTcgactttcttcttcatcaaccG atcaaattcaagactggatctTCCTCCACTGAAATTCTCCATCCTCTCTAAGATTTTCCTGCTCGGACTGATTGG GTGCACATCGCAGATAATGGGATACACAGGCATAAATTATAGTTCTCCCACGCTTGCTTCCGCCATCAGCAACCTCGTTCCAGCTTTCACTTTCATACTTGCCATCCTTTTCAG GATGGAAAAGTTAGCATTTAGAAGTTCAAGCAGTCGGGCAAAGGTCTTGGGCACCGTATTATCCATTTCAGGTGCATTTGTGGTGACCCTATACAATGGTCCAAGGATCAAACTAAGAAATACAATACCCATTCCCCAGCATCTCCATACAGCTCAATCCAACTGGAAGCTCGGTGGCTTGTTTCTCACAGCTGAATATATTTTGGTCCCCATGTGGTACATCGTTCAG GCTCAAATTATGAAGGAATACCCGGCAGAGATAACAGTAGTCTTCTTCTACAACTTGTTTGTCAGCATTTTGGCTGCATTTGCGGGCATCTTCATGGAACCGGACCTGAGCAGATGGAAAATTAGGCCTAACATGGCATTGGCCTCCATAGTCTGCTCG GGAATCTTTGGTTCTTTCTTGAACAACACAATTCACACTTGGGCCTTGCGGTTGAAGGGCCCCGTCTATGTTGCAATGTTCAAACCATTATCCATCGTAATTGCCGTTGCAATGGGAGTCATCATCCTCGGTGATGCTCTGTATTTAGGAAG CATTCTCGGAGCAACAGTAATAGCTCTTGGATTCTATACTGTAATgtggggaaaaacaaaagaagagatGGAAGAATGTGATGATATTAGTTTTCTGGAGACCTCTGCAAACCACAAGCTTCCGTTGTTACAAAATTACAACgcttaa